ACTGATTTCACATAAGTTGGGAAATTATTATCGGTTCTGTTGTTTGTTTTACTGGAATGAACCTTGAGATCCAGAAGTGGTCCTAAAcatgtattttagtttttttttcttggaaagAAATGCTAAATGGAGACAAGATAgatttttgtttgcttttggGCTGCATTAATATCCAAAAGCTGCAGAGAACCTCAGATTTCTGAAAGACACGTTAAGTTATGCAGTGATTATTGTTCCTTCCTTTGTTTGAAATGCTGAGAATTGAATGTAGGACTAATGTAATGGATGCAGTGCACAATTTGTCAACAGCAAAGAAAGCTGAGATCCAGTACTTAAGGAACCTGCTAGAAAGGGTAGGAAATGAACTGGTGAAGTTTGTGTTGCAAAGTTGCCCTCGTCTCTTTATGCATGATTTTGCAATCATTTTTGAGCTTTAAAGTATGAACAGAGCTATGTAAGTGGTCAAAATAGTGATGAAAAAACTTTGAACTGTTCATAATGAAGTAGAATTCTGTGTTCTTGGGATTTACAGACTTGATTTCCAGTTTGGCTGAATTTAGGTGTTAGGCGTCTACCCTATTGATTATGCTTTGTTCTGACATACTGGGAAGTTATGGCAGTTATATTATTTCCAATTTGTTAATAGGCTGAAGGACAAAACCGCCTCATCCAAGCTCAGGTTGAGCTACATAAGAATAAAAACACGGAGAAGTCACGGGCGTGAAAGATGTTGAGGTGTGTATTTCTTATTGTGAATATTTCCTCTCTTTTCCCAAACAATGTGGTTCatgaaaaatgagtttgataGCTATTTTAAGTTGGGGAAATCTTAATCTCATTTGACTGATGCAACTTTTGCTGTTAATGGGTGACATTTCTAAGTTACTGGGagcataagatttctggcttttAATAATCTGCATTTTGTGGGCTAATATGTGGTTCTTGACTGAAAGGGATGGGTATTACCTTTTGAATCTGACGGACCGTTGTAAATCAGACTACTGGAGTTTGTCTGAAGCAAAAAAGAGGAGCGGTTGGTTGTGAAATTGTCTTATTTTTCATAGGAACTAAGGTTGAACAGTGGTTCTTAAAGTCATGAGTTGACAACCCTTTTATCCTTGGTAGGCAGGGCCAGGTGAGATTTGCATAACCAAACTTGTTCTTCAAAGGATGTGAAGATAATAATAGGTTAGATaagaagcaaaaaaataaaatgtattataGGTGGCAGTGGCAGTGGTGAGTTGGATGGATATGACATGTTCGCTTGTCTTGTCTTTGTCTTTCTGTTGGTTGGATGATGTAGGCATAAATCACGATGACAATGTGGGAAGAATAACaatataaatgaatgaatgaataattgaGATTTGGGACCTTTTTGTCTTGGGTTTGAATTTAAATGACTCTGTAAGGCCGGCGTTCCTTGCTATCGGCAGCAGGGGCAGTTAAATACTAGGGAGAAGGCAACCAAATAATTCAACTCTTTGGTTTTACTGTTtgttcataataataataatttaatttaatttctccaACTCATTCATCAGGAGGCGGCCGAAGCTAATAGTTACATTACATAATATTCTTAACCTAATTTGTTGGACTTGGGCGATTCAAATGCAAATTAGTCAAATATTAATGTTGGAGATCATAATTCATGAAAGAATGACACGTGGTTGAATTTTGTTACGAGAAACGGAGATCCCAAAGTCAGAAGATTTTTCGCTTTCAAGTCATGAATGATAGGTGAGTCAAAAGGGGGAGGAGCTGTTGCCGCTTCTTCATTcttgtaattatataattgaagttgacttttttgaatttgttaaccaaaaaagaaaaaagaaaataaattagtgcCGTGATTATCTTAATTTCAGGATTATTCTTTCTTTATCAGGAAACTTGTTCAGGTTTGAATCCGCTTTGGTGTTGACAAGTTGCTAAGTTGACAAGATAATCTATTATTGTGAATGGAAGAAATGTAGAGTTGCACCTGCATGCAGCAGATAAAGCAAAACCCAGTAATCATTTTCTCCTTCTCTACTAACAACTAGCTTGAATTTATCAGTTTGAGTGGATCATCACTAGTCCATGCAATGCATGCACGTAGAAGCACTTAAAAGTTCTTGtttccattcattttcattttttctttaaattatagCTGCTTCAAATAAACAACTAGCTTGGTTGGCAACGAGTAAAAAGAAAGGGAAGAGCTGAAAATTAGGTTATATATTTCATAGCTAGAGCAAATTAAGAGTTGATATAATATATAGGTATTGTGAACGATAGCTAGCTAGTTAGCTGTCTCGTTGAACCCAAACATTAACAGTGATTGAAGGCATAAACTATGAAACCAATTAATGAATAGATGATTGGAAAGAGATAAGATAAACGTAGGGCAGGCCATTTGAAGAAGTTTCATTGATTAGTGAGAATTTATGTGCTCACTTTAAAGTTTGAAGCATTCTTAATCTCAATCAAATTCATTGCTGGAAATATTCTGTCAATAAGTAATCAAAGTCGACCAAATCAACACgatgtataaaattttcaataattcatataaatatgaatttttttttttttgccttgcggacttcatttaaattaagaaaGCTTACAAAAGACACTCCCTTTccattttttgttattctttgcTATGAGTtggagaaagaaagaataaacaGGAAACTGTTTGCagattttgcttttcttttctgtaCAGTTTGGGgtcttggttttttttttctttccatttttgttatttatgatCTCAAGTTTCTTCATTTGTCCAAAAAGCTCTTTGTTGGAACTGTCTTTGCCTTTGCATTCTTTGCTTCATACtctaaaattaagaaattgagtGCATGCCTATGATTTTCTGATTAATCTGATGGGCAAACCATTCTGGGGAAGAGCAAAAGGACCATACTGAATTCCACTGTTTGTACCCACCATAGACCACCTGCAAAAAAATCCCATATTTATAtgtcatgttttattttacatttctaTTAATAGAAACAAGCAGAGCATAAAAATCCCACAAactcagaaaaagaaaaaaaggaagagattGAAAGACTGTCGGTTACCTGTACTTTGTGGTCAGATGATGGAGAAGGACCATGATTTCCAGCTTGGCTAACTCATTCCCTGGACATGAATGTGTTCCATTGCCAAATGGCATAAATGTATTGGGTTTTGGAACAACCTGTTCAATCATTGAGCAAAAGTATGCTTTAGGTGATTGCtactttctctctctcttttttttttaatttaaaaaaaaaattgaaaacaacaaaACTCTGCATAAGTCTACCTCAAATCTTGAAGGATCAAACTTTTCAGGATCTGGGAAGATTTCTGGGCTGTGATGAATGTTTCTAAAAAGTGGTAAAACTTTCCATCCTTTTGGTATAAGATACCctgtttaatatttttcacaCCAAAAAGACAAGTTAGGCTATTTGAACCAAAAAGGCAAAGGTAGTAGCATTATACTCTTAACAGTTATATAGATTGAATTATCTGTATTGAAATGTGGAccaatcaagatttcaaatcaaatgaaatCTTTTATCACTAAAGAGTGACTtagtatttgtatatatattgacAGAGGTTGTGGTGCAACTGACCTTCATATTCAACATCAGCCACTGCTTCTCTGAAGGTAAAAGATAAAATCGAAGCAACCCTAAGTGTCTCCTGAATCACTCTTGAAGTTATGGGCATCTTCTTGGTATCTGCCCAGCTCAGAGTTTGCTCCTCACCGCATTTCTCTTTACCTTTCATTATGGCCTCTTGTTCATCCTGTAAAACACCATAAGAAACAACCAAGTCACTCATTGTGTCTATGGTGGAGTTTTCTTAGACTAGTCCCATAGGACGAGCAATAAACTTACCGTGACAGCTTGAAGAACGCTGGGGTTTTCTCCAAGGTACTTAATTATCCAAGTGAGTACACTAGCGGTGGTGTCACGAGCAGCAAAGATTACACCAATGATGTTATCAGCGATTTGTTCATCGGTGAGGCCTTCTTTATCACCCATGAAAGAACCCAACAAGTCATTGTACTCCTGCTTCGTTTCCCTCCTGGTCGATATGATTTTGGCCAGGATCTGAGCTAGCTCTTTCCTTGCTTTCATCGATTTGTTGAAAAGTGTACCCGGAATGTTAATGGGCATCGAGTTATACCCTTTTTCTAATATGTAATAACACCTCTTCAGATCTTCTCTGTACTTCACTTCATCCTCTCCGAATATTGATAGCAGCGCAACATTGAATGTGTACtgcaaatataaaaaatatatttgatatcaacatatcatcaaaCACAGGGTAAACAAAAACAGAGGAAACAACCCTGTTTTTTTCCCTCTCTGTTTTTTGGGCTTACCGTTTTCATTTCTTGGAAAGTGGTAATCAGCCTGCCTTCCAATGACTGGAGAGAATCTTTGGCAATGGATTCGATGTTAGAAACGAAGCTTTTGATGGCCTCAGGCACGAAGGCACGGAGCACAAGCTTCCTCAATTTGGCATGGTACTGTCCTTGGCTAAAGAAAATGGCTTGTTTGCCCAACATCCTCTCTTTACTGGCCGGAAACGTTGGCTTGAAGAGGTGAGACTTGGTGACAAGCACGAATTTCGCAGCTTCCGGGCTGGAAATCATCACACAGGGACACCCAAGTATATGGGTCTTGAATATGGAGCCGTACCtatataaaaacaaacaaacacaaGCCACCGCCCATTGTAAGTATGCATTACATTACACTGCAAAGAACATGccacaaagaaaaataacacacCTTTTCTGCTTGGAAGCAAAGAAGACATTTGGGTTTTGGGAGTAGAGCTGAAAGGTTTCACCGATGTACGGCCAACCCAGGGTGCCAGGCGGGAGGGGTAAGTCCCGGGATTTTTTGGATTTGAACAAATTAAgcagaaaattgaagagaaaaataaataaaatggaagcaaataagGGAATCATAAAATAGAATGCcatgtttaataaattataaatagggTGGAAATCTTGGCTTGGTAGCTGAATGGTGAAGAAGTTGTGTGAGGAAAATAAGTGAAGCAGCAGGTATATATATAAGGGGGTGGGGGGTGGGGGACTGGGGATTGGGCCGGGCTCGGTCGGGTCGggttagaaaaatgaaaaggagATAGGAAGGGAAAAGGAAGGGGGTTTGAAATACAACTTGAATCCCCCACACGCGGAATCTCCTTCCAGCTCATTGCATGTTTTCTGGTTCTACTCATCTGTACTCTTTATCCGTGCTAATATATTTTCAGTGACTCAGTTCATTGTtacatattctatttttattatttattaatattaaaatttcatcttatttAATTACGGATGTTAACATTATCAGTAAAGGTCAAAGCTTTAAACCTTGTGTTTTTAGTTTCACTTCCACTTCACTATGTGTAGTTATATGTGTGGGTTTTAATTCGATTTGATCGGTTAATTTCAATCTCAATTATTTcgattattagtttatttgtgttttgtattaatttgattttattttataattattcgaACATATATCTACTTTCATGTGTGGGTTTTAATCTCGTGGATCAAttttagtctagattattttgattcttagattatttatatttgatgttgatttgattataatttgtaattacTTAAACTCATATTTGTGATTGTATTATAATCACAATgttgtataattttatctatttctttttcatttatttttattaatgattttgaatgcttttgtattattatacaataaataatttaataaattaattaaatttaactcggttaatattaaaattgttatccatcaaaaaaaaacatgaattcGTTTAAGCGAATTGTACTCCCGTTTAAAGATTGAAGTGGAGATGTGGATAGtctgaaatgattaaatttagtCGTAAAATAAAAAGAGCAAGCACGTGGCAAGactgaaagaaaagaaagcagaAAGAGCGCGTGAGTGTTTTACCAGAATCAAGAAAAGGTTGGGTTTTAAGTCATGAAAGAAAACGTCCCTTAAGCAAGACAAAAGGAGAGTTTGAAGTTAGAAGGAGGAGTCACTTTAACTAGCTCAATCCGTACTCACTTTTTCTTCGAGCATCCAAATATTGAAGGGTAGAAACCCCAtaatgttttaccatacctcaCTCTAAAAGTCTGCAATTTTTATAGGCTTCACCAAAATCTGTGCCATAAGttttaaatcttaaactaaattaatttgtCATTCAAAACCCCCATCTTCAAAAAGGAGAAAGTTCAAAGCATGCCTTTCTATTCTCAAAGCAAAAACCCCACTTTGAACAAGCTGCAATAAAAGCCGATACAATATATTtatcaacatatatataataagcaGCCAAAAGAGTGAGAGTGTTTAATAAATGTTGGGTTGGATTTGGGTGGTGTTTTGGTGAGTCAAAACCTTTGTCAGGCCCccaaccaaaaataaaagactTACATTTAATATACAAGAAACGAAGTCACCGTGAACTGCGTCAATAAAAATGTGATTTCTCATTTATACTCAGAATCaccataattgaataataattttggtcttTAGGAATTAGTCCAAACCTCAATCTTGGGTGGGGGGCTCTCAATCATCAATTTATCATCTCTTATGCTCATCAACATTCTATtcttaactatttttaatatttcatctaCATCATTAATTAGTATAGCCATGataagattttttaattatatgtgaattttaatgtttaaagtgTATGGTGTAATTATGCATTTagcactttgattttatttaagtcatacTAATTTGAAAACcaacacaaataaatttatttattctacaTTAATTAGTAACTATAATTGtactaaaataacattatatattaaaaaattcatgctctttttcttttcgagtACATTTCCATCCAGAATAACTAGTAGCTTACCATTTTTTTAACTAAGTTACCGATActgatatattttcttttatatggtaacaaaaggaataaaatgaaggaaacttgaaagaaaaacaacagGGATAGTAAAATGATTATATTACAATACCAATGTAGTATTTTCTTTCAGCACTTATCCATGTTTAAATAGAACTGTTTAAATAATGGTTTACcacttattttctaaaatttaaattgaatggatTCTATGAATGAACAATCTTTGATCATCAAACTAATCACAAGAATTCAATACTGatataattaaagtaaaagtcCTGAGTAATTGAACATTTATGGTAGTTAAATAGTAGCTATTggtggcaaaaaaaaaaacagcaacaCTAGTATTAATATATGGTGTGATATCTTCCACCgggttaatatttgatattattattgtgtatatattataaaaagttgaaattaaatttattgttgaTGATGTAATAAATTGATTCATCCACAAGGtatacaattatatattattagtgcattaaatataaattatatatagagtgataataccattcatcaaaAGTCAAAAATAAGGATGAAGTTAAGGAGATGgagacaaaattataaaatttgagaggtaagcatttaaatttcatttaaaattttaaatttaatcaacccAAAATCCCTACTTGCCTTTTGCAAATATTTGTTTACGGTCTTTGGGTGTTTAGGATGGCAATGAAGAcgtaattaacatttttactACATTTgggtatttaattaatttgatacttCAGTATCTGAATGCtaaataaatggttaaaatatgaggaatttgagattttgtttttgtttaaaagagttaaaaattcaagtgtatttaaaaaaattaatctaatcatTAATATTGttagtattttcattaaaatttataaaattgacatGCTTATTTTCTTTCAACCATATGGCACACGTTAGTAAATTATGATTgaaaatactaattttaatgattaaaatagattttaaattaaaaaaggataaattttaaatataaaacaaaaatataaattatgtcaaactaCAAGGACTAATCGACctaaataaatacatatgtcCAGACTAAAAAGAGAacagatttgtaaaataaaaatggaggatattttaataatataaaaaaaataaaaggatgaaAATGGGAAGTCTTACCATGACATCTTAATGCATGTGTTGTAGCAATACATGTGGCTAAACCTAAAAAGAGTTGAGTTGTCAAAGTCAGTTACCAAATACAAACCatctgttttgtttttattttatgcttaattATGTTGAGATGAAATTAATAGCCGGATGGATGAGTTTGTGTTGTGAAGCCACCTGTTGCGATTTCTCCCATCCAaaccatatttaaaaattaattacttacttattttaatggctgactttttcctttgaattattatagtttatgtTCAAAACACATGCTCTTAAAATCATACTCTTATCCCAATCTATATGCCTGCCTacatggttttaaaattttcattttatacattATCACTCAATATCAACTTGGTTGacctttaataaaattaaattattataaacagAGTGGTCCTGCAAGTAGTCATGAAATCTACACTTTATATCTCTACAATATTTTACTTTCTCTGAAATATCCATTTTTTAGTCATTCCACCCCTCGTCACCTTCTTCTTCAGTGTCAAGTGGGC
The Gossypium raimondii isolate GPD5lz chromosome 8, ASM2569854v1, whole genome shotgun sequence DNA segment above includes these coding regions:
- the LOC105791826 gene encoding abscisic acid 8'-hydroxylase CYP707A2 — its product is MAFYFMIPLFASILFIFLFNFLLNLFKSKKSRDLPLPPGTLGWPYIGETFQLYSQNPNVFFASKQKRYGSIFKTHILGCPCVMISSPEAAKFVLVTKSHLFKPTFPASKERMLGKQAIFFSQGQYHAKLRKLVLRAFVPEAIKSFVSNIESIAKDSLQSLEGRLITTFQEMKTYTFNVALLSIFGEDEVKYREDLKRCYYILEKGYNSMPINIPGTLFNKSMKARKELAQILAKIISTRRETKQEYNDLLGSFMGDKEGLTDEQIADNIIGVIFAARDTTASVLTWIIKYLGENPSVLQAVTDEQEAIMKGKEKCGEEQTLSWADTKKMPITSRVIQETLRVASILSFTFREAVADVEYEGYLIPKGWKVLPLFRNIHHSPEIFPDPEKFDPSRFEVVPKPNTFMPFGNGTHSCPGNELAKLEIMVLLHHLTTKYRWSMVGTNSGIQYGPFALPQNGLPIRLIRKS